One stretch of Cohnella algarum DNA includes these proteins:
- a CDS encoding ABC transporter permease, which yields MRSAANETPAPAPARKKNGFFRELKKHHILYLMSVPGLIVLLMFSYIPFSGVWMAFTDFNVVDGIFGSPFVGLDNFKYFFSSGSMGWRVTYNTLFINFFGIIFGILFPVAIAVFLNEIRSAAFKKLTQSMMFFPYFLSWVVVGAIIYGIFSSDVGVANNMLALFGMEPISWYSEPKYWKAIVIAANVWKWSGYSSIVYMAAMVNFDQSLYESAKVDGANKMQQILRLTIPMLKPTIIVLTLLNVGRIFYGDFGMIYGIVGNNPVLGDAVTVIDTYVYQSMRTLGFSYATAVGLMQSVLGLILVLAANRAAKKINDGEGLF from the coding sequence ATGCGTTCGGCCGCCAACGAGACGCCTGCGCCTGCGCCGGCCAGGAAGAAGAACGGATTTTTCCGCGAGCTGAAAAAGCACCATATCCTGTACCTGATGAGCGTTCCCGGGCTGATCGTCCTGCTGATGTTCAGCTACATCCCTTTTTCCGGCGTCTGGATGGCGTTTACGGATTTCAATGTCGTGGACGGGATCTTCGGCAGCCCGTTCGTCGGCCTCGACAATTTCAAGTATTTCTTCTCGTCGGGCAGCATGGGATGGAGGGTCACGTACAACACGCTGTTTATTAACTTTTTCGGCATTATATTCGGGATCCTGTTTCCGGTAGCCATTGCCGTTTTCCTGAACGAAATCCGGAGCGCCGCGTTCAAAAAGCTGACCCAGAGCATGATGTTTTTTCCTTACTTTCTTTCGTGGGTCGTCGTCGGCGCGATCATTTACGGGATTTTTTCGTCCGATGTCGGCGTGGCGAACAACATGCTGGCGCTCTTCGGCATGGAACCGATCTCCTGGTATTCGGAGCCGAAGTACTGGAAAGCGATCGTCATTGCCGCGAACGTCTGGAAATGGAGCGGGTACAGCTCGATCGTGTATATGGCGGCCATGGTCAATTTCGATCAGAGCTTGTACGAATCCGCGAAGGTGGACGGGGCCAATAAAATGCAGCAAATCCTCCGCCTGACGATTCCGATGCTGAAGCCGACGATCATCGTGTTGACGCTCTTGAACGTAGGCCGGATCTTTTACGGCGACTTCGGCATGATCTACGGCATTGTCGGCAACAATCCGGTGCTTGGCGACGCCGTGACGGTCATCGACACCTACGTGTACCAGTCCATGCGCACGCTGGGCTTCTCCTACGCGACGGCGGTCGGGTTGATGCAATCCGTCCTCGGGCTGATTCTGGTGCTCGCGGCCAACCGGGCGGCGAAGAAAATAAACGACGGAGAGGGTCTATTCTAA